CCTTGCGGGACAGGCGGTCGAGCTTCCAGACGATCAGAACGCCCACGACGCCGGCCGTGGCTGCTGTGATCGCCGCATCGAACCCCTTGCGGCTGACGTTCTTGTAACCGGAACGTCCACGGTCGATGTGGACCTTGCGGACGGTCAGTCCGTTGCGCTCCGCCCATGCGCGGCAGTCGGCTTCCTGGCGGTCGATCGCCGTCTTGCCCTCCCGGTCCAGGGACAGGCGCAAGTACAGGTCAGCAGTGGTGTGTTGGTGCACCTCCCAACGCTAGCGAGAAGTGCTCACATTGGTTCAGGAAATCCAGAAATCTACAACAACGCACTTACCCCGCAGGTCAGCGAGGGTGAGCTCTTTGCCTCCGGTGTTCAACCATCCGCCCTCGCCGATCAGCTCGGGGGCACGAACACGGGCACGTCGGCGGGGCGCGGGGGAAGCGGCGGTCATGAGTCCAAGGGTGCCACTTCCGGAGTGCGCACCTCCGGCGGGTCCGGGGCCGGCCCGGCGGGAGCCGCCCCTTTCCCGGAACGCCGGGCAGCGGCGGGGAGGGGCGGGGAGGTTCCCGGAGCGTCAGACCCCGGGTGCCGAGGGCGGCGCCAGGCCCAGGCGGCGGTCCTTGAGGGCCGGGAACTGGTCGCGGGTAGCGGCGGGCCTCTCCGGGTCGAGGTCGGCCGTGAGGACCTCCTCCCCGCCACCCGCCTCGGCGAGGACCTCACCCCAGGGGTCGACGACGATGCTGTGGCCCGCCTGCTCCACGCCCGCGTGGGTACCGGCGGTGCCGCAGGCGAGGACGTACGCCTGGTTCTCGACGGCGCGGGCCCGCGCCAGGAGGGTCCAGTGGGCACGGCGCCGCTCGGGCCAGCCGGCGGGGACGACGAGGACGTCGGCTCCGGCGTCGACCAGGCCGCGGAAGAGCTCCGGGAAGCGCAGGTCGTAGCAGGTGCCGAGGCCGAGGGTGGCCTCGGGGAGCCGTACGGTCACCAGCTCCTCGCCCGCGGCCATCATCACGGCCTCGCCCTTGTCGAAGCCGAAGCGGTGGATCTTCCGGTAGACGCCCGCGAGGCGGCCCTCGGGGGTGAGGACGAGCGAGGTGTTGAAGAGACGCCCGTCGGGCGCCCGTTCGACGACGGACCCGGCGTGCAGCCAGACGCCCGCGTCGGCGGCCGCCTTCGCCATGAGCTGGCGCGTGGGACCGTCCAGCGTCTCGGCCTCCGCCTCGAAGGCCTCGTACGCGAAGGCCCCGACGGGCCAGAGCTCGGGGAGGACGACGAGGTCGGATCCGCGCTGTTCCCGGACCAGTTCGGCCGCTCGACTGCGGCGGGAATCCACCGATTCGTCCCGGTCTACTGCGATCTGGATGAGTGAGGCGCGCACACTACCACCGTCCTGGCATTCGAGCCGTCAACACGGGCCTACGATCGTCACACGAAAGCACTGCCGGGGTGCCCAAGGGCAGCGTACTGTTCTCTCCCGGGGGTCACCCCCAGGACCCCCGGCAGCCGCCTGCACCCAGCCCGCGCACGACCGCCGAGGGGTTCCGTGACCGTCCATCCCAGTCTCCAGACCTACGCCGACGCCTGGGCCCACTCCGTCGAAGCCATATCCGAGCTGGTGCAGCCGCTCGCCGAGGGGGAGTGGAACCGCGCGACGCCGTGCCCCGGCTGGTCGGTGCGCGACATCGTGTCGCACGTGATCGGCATGGAGTGCGAGATGCTCGGTGATCCCCGGCCGATCCACACGCTGCCACGCGATCTCTACCATGTGCGCAGCGAGTTCGCCCGCTACATGGAGATGCAGGTCGATGTGCGCCGCCACCACACGGCGCCGGAGATGACCGCGGAGCTCGAGTACACGATCATCCGGCGGAACCGGCAGCTGCGGAACGAGAACCGTGCTCCCGACACGCTGGTGCGCGCCCCGCTGGGTACGGAGCAGACGCTGGAACTTGCCTACCGTATGCGGGCGTTCGACATCTGGGCGCACGAGCAGGACCTGCGCACCGCGCTGAACAGGCCGGGCAACCTCGACTCCCCCGGCGCGCTCGTCGCCCGTGACAACTTCCTCGCGGTGCTGCCGAGGGTCGTCGCCAAGGACGCCGGCGCCCCTCCGCATTCGGCGGTGGTCTTCGACGTGCACGGTCCGGTGGAGTTCCTGCGTACGGTGCGGGTCGACGCGGACGGACGCGGCACCATCGACGGCGCGCCCTCGCTGGGCCCGGCCGCGACGCTGGCACTGGACTGGGAGACGTACTTCCGGCTGGCGGCCGGACGGGTCAGGCCCGCGGCAGTCGCCGACCGGATCAAGATCGAGGGGAACACCGACCTCGCGGGGGCGATCCTGGACTCGTTCGCGGTGACGCCGTAGCGGGTGGCGTCCGGGCCGCGTGCCCCGGGCTCGGGACGCCGTGCCCCGGGCCGCCCGTCGGCGGTGCACGTCTCGGGGGTGCCGTGGACGCCGTGCCGCGTACGCCCCCGGCATGCACCGTGCGCCTCACGCCGGGACGTGCACCGCCTCGACCCGGCTCGACACCAGCCGCTCCCGCTCCCGTCGCACCGTGCGCGCCCGCAGCCTCAGGATCTGCGTCACGCCCAGCGCCTCGAGGACGAAGACGGACGAGAACGCGATCCGGTAGTCGCCGCCGGTCGCGTCCAGCAGTACGCCCACCGCCAGCAGCGTGGTCATGGAGGCCACGAAGCCGCCCATGTTGACGATCCCGGACGCCGTCCCCTGGCGGTCCGGCGGATTGGCGGGCCGGGCGAAGTCGAAGCCGATCATCGACGCGGGTCCGCATGCGCCGAGGACCGCGCACAGGGTGATGAGCAGCCACATCGGGGCCGGTCCCGGATGGGCGAGGGCGGCGGCCCACACCGTGGCGGTCGCCCCGACCGTGCCGAGGGCGAGGGGCGCCCGTGCGGCGTGGTGCCGGGCGACGATCTGGCCGTAGACCAGTCCCACCACCATGTTGGAGACGACCACGAGGGTGAGGAGCCCGCCCGCGGTGTCCCGGGGGAGCCGCTGGGCCTCGACGAGGAACGGCAGCCCCCACAGCAGCAGGAACACCATCGCGGGGAACTGGGTGGTGAAGTGCACCCACAACCCGAGACGGGTGCCGGGCTCGCGCCAGGAGAGGGCGATCTGCCGGCGGACGAAGGCCGCCCCGGCGTGCTCGGCGGGTGGCGGTTCCCAGCCTTCGGGATGGTCCTTGAGGAAGAGGAGGAGCAGGACGAGGACGACCGCTCCGGCCGCGGCGCTGCCCGCGAACGTCGCGGTCCAGCCGAGGCCGTCCAGCATCCGGGAGACCACGATCGTGGAGACCAGGTTGCCCGCCATGCCGAACAGGGCCGCGACCTGGGCGACGAACGGTCCCCGGCGGGCGGGGAACCAGCGGGAGCCGAGCCGCAGCACGCTGATGAAGGTCATCGCGTCGCCGCAGCCGAGGAGGGCCCGTGCGCCGAGGGCCGTGCCGTAGGAGGGGGAGAGCGCGAAGCCGAGCTGTCCCGCGGTGAAGAGGACGACGCCGATGGTCAGCACCCTCTTGGTGCCGAGCCGGTCGACCATGAGGCCGACGGGTATCTGCATGCCCGCGTAGACGAGCAGTTGGAGTATGGAGAACGTCGACAGCGCGGACGCGTTGACGTCGAAGCGGTCGGCGGCGTCGAGTCCGGCGACGCCCAGCGACGTACGGAAGATGACGGCGACGAAGTAGACGGAGACGCCGATGCCCCAGACGAGGGCGGCCCGGCGTCCGCCCGGGGGATCACCGGGCAGTGCGGCGGTTTCCCGGCTCATCGCTCCTCACCCCGGACCAGCACCTTGACCCAGCCCAGGTGCTGGTGCACGCAGGCCGCGGCCCGCTCGGTGTCACCGGCCCTGATGGCGTCCAGCATCTCGGCGTGCTCGGCGACGTTCTTGGCGATGCGGTCGGGGTGCGAGTGCATGACGGCGACCCCCATCCGCAACTGCCGGTCGCGCAGCTGGTCGTAGAGGCGGGAGAGGATCTCGTTCCCGGCGTGCCGGACGATCTCCGCGTGGAAGCAGCGGTCGGTGACGGCGACCTGGGCGAGGTCGCCGGACTCGGCGCGCCGCTTCTGCTCCTCGAGCAGTTCCTCCAGGCGCTCGATCAGCCGGGGCGGGGCGGGTACGGCCCTGCGGACGGCGAACTCCTCGACCAGCAGCCGGGTTTCGACGACGTCGGCGATCTCCTGTGCGGAGACGGCGAGGACGAGCGCGCCCTTCTTCGGGTAGAGCCTGAGGAGCCCTTCCATCTCCAGCTTGAGGAGCGCCTCGCGGACGGGGGTGCGGGAGACCCCGACGGCCTCGGCGAGTTCGCCCTCGGTGAGGAGGGTGCCGCCCTCGTAGCGGCGGTCGAGGACGGCCTGCTTGATGTGGGCGTAGACGCGGTCGGCGGCAGGGGGCTGTCTCACGGGGGCGGCGGGCATGCGCACAGCATAGATACAACAGGTGTGCATCCGTGGACGTGTCCGCCATTCAGGACGGCCCGGAGCACGGGACCGGACGCGAGCGCGGGCGCGTGCACCGCCCCGGGGAGGCGGCGCCGGGGAAGCCCGGCCGAAACACGCGTCACACCCGTGCATCCATTCGCGCCCCTCACGTGTCTTGTATCGGGATCGTTCTTTCTCCAGATCCCCATTTGACTGTGAAAGCCAGGCTTTCGACGCATACGCGACTAATCGGAGCGTTTCCTTTGAAAACCAGCCACAAGGGCCTGCGCCGCGCCGCCACCGTCGCTCTCGCGGGTGGTCTGCTGCTGACGGCCTCGCCCTTGGCCGCCCCCGCGCAGGCGGCCACGCCGATCCCGTCCATCACCGCCAAGGGCGGATTCCTGCTGGACCAGGCGGACGGCAAGCCCATATACGGCAAGGCCAACAACACGCGCCGCCAGATGGCGAGCACCACGAAGCTGGTGACGGCCATCACAGTCCTCACCATCCCGGGCGTCGACCTGAACAAGAAGGTCACGGTCAAGGCGGAGTACCGCAACTACGTCGCCCGCGAGGGCGCCAGCACCGCTGACCTGCGCACCGGTGACAAGCTGACCGTCCGCCAGCTGCTGTCCGGGCTGATGCTGCCGTCCGGCTGCGACGCCGCGTACGCCCTCGCCGACACCTTCGGCACGGGCACGACGACCTCGGCCCGCACGAAGTCCTTCATCGGCAAGATGAACGCGAAGGCCAAGCAGCTCGGTCTGGTCAACACCAAGTTCGACTCGTTCGACGGCATCTCCACGACCGGGAACAACTACACGACCCCGTGGGACCTGGCGAAGCTCGCCCGACACGCCATGAGCAGCTCCGTCTTCCGCGACGTCGTCAAGCCCACGTCGTACAAGGCCCCTGCCACGACCAGCACCGGCGGCACCCGCACGTACACCTGGTACAACACCAACAAGCTGCTGGGCTCCTACAACGGCGCCATCGGTGTGAAGACCGGTACGGGCACGGCGGCGGGCCCCTGCCTCGTCTTCGCCGCGACCCGCAACGGCAGGACCTACACCGGTGTCGTCCTGGCCTCGTCCACCGGCGACAACCGCTTCAAGGACGCGGCGAAGCTGCTCGACTTCGGCTTCGCCTCCACCAGCGCCCGCTCGATGGAGCTGCGCCCGCTCCCGGCCGGCGCCCAGCGCGACTGATCGACGCGCGCACCGACCGACGGGAAGGTCCCGGGACGCGTTGGCATCCCGGGACCTTCCTCGTGCGGTGCCGCGTGGTGAACCGGCTGGTCAGGCCCAGGTGATGAGCCTCTTCGGCTGCTCCAGCACGGCGGCGACATCCGCCAGGACCTTGGAGCCCAGTTCGCCGTCGACCAGTCGGTGGTCGAAGGAGAGAGCGAGCGTGGTGACCTGGCGCGGCTTGATCTTGCCCTTGTGGACCCACGGCTGCAGCTTGATCGCACCGACCGCGAGGATGGCCGACTCACCGGGGTTGAGGATCGGCGTACCGGTGTCGACCCCGAAGACGCCCACGTTGGTGATCGTCACCGTGCCGCCCTGCATGGCGGCCGGCGTCGTCTTCCCCTCACGGGCCGTGGACACCAGCTCGCCGAGGGCCCCGGCGAGCTGCGGCAGGGTCAAGGCGTGCGCGTCCTTGATGTTCGGCACGATCAGACCACGCGGGGTGGCCGCGGCGATGCCCAGGTTGACGTAGTGCTTGAGCACGATCTCCTGGTTCGCCTCGTCCCAGGCGGCGTTGACCTCCGGGTTGCGCCTGATCGCGACCAGCAGCGCCTTGGCGATGAGCAGCAGGGGGTTCACCCGCAGCCCGGCCATGTCCTTGTCGGACTTGAGCTCCTCGACCAGCTTCATCGTGCGCGTGACGTCGACCGTGATGAACTCGGTGACGTGCGGCGCGGTGAAGGCCGAGCCGACCATCGCCGCGGCGGTGGCCTTCCGGACGCCCTTGATCGGGATCCGGGTCTCGCGGGCGCCGGCGGCCGCCGCGCCGGAAGGCGCCGCCACGGTCTCCGCGGCCACGGGCTCGGGCGCCGCGGCGGGCGCGGGTGCCTCGGCCGGGGCCACGGCAGCACGGACGTCGTCGCGGGTGATGATCCCGTCGGGTCCGCTCGGCACGACCGTGGCGAGATCCACTCCGAGGTCCTTGGCCAGCTTGCGGACCGGGGGCTTGGCCAGCGGTCGGGGCGCGGCGGGCGCCGCGGTCCCGTGACCGTTCAGCTCGGCCTGCACGGCCGCCTTGGCCTCGGCCCGCGCGGCCGGCTGGGCCTGCCCGGGCACCGGGGTGCCCTTGCGCGGACGGCGCTTGGTGG
The genomic region above belongs to Streptomyces marianii and contains:
- a CDS encoding GntR family transcriptional regulator produces the protein MPAAPVRQPPAADRVYAHIKQAVLDRRYEGGTLLTEGELAEAVGVSRTPVREALLKLEMEGLLRLYPKKGALVLAVSAQEIADVVETRLLVEEFAVRRAVPAPPRLIERLEELLEEQKRRAESGDLAQVAVTDRCFHAEIVRHAGNEILSRLYDQLRDRQLRMGVAVMHSHPDRIAKNVAEHAEMLDAIRAGDTERAAACVHQHLGWVKVLVRGEER
- a CDS encoding carbon-nitrogen family hydrolase, with amino-acid sequence MRASLIQIAVDRDESVDSRRSRAAELVREQRGSDLVVLPELWPVGAFAYEAFEAEAETLDGPTRQLMAKAAADAGVWLHAGSVVERAPDGRLFNTSLVLTPEGRLAGVYRKIHRFGFDKGEAVMMAAGEELVTVRLPEATLGLGTCYDLRFPELFRGLVDAGADVLVVPAGWPERRRAHWTLLARARAVENQAYVLACGTAGTHAGVEQAGHSIVVDPWGEVLAEAGGGEEVLTADLDPERPAATRDQFPALKDRRLGLAPPSAPGV
- a CDS encoding dihydrolipoamide acetyltransferase family protein, giving the protein MTTMTDASARFREFKMPDVGEGLTEAEILKWYVQPGDTVTDGQVVCEVETAKAAVELPIPYDGVVHELRFDEGTTVDVGTAIITVDVAPGSGPAEEPPPAATEPAVAAAEPEAGAKDKPTGRQPVLVGYGVAESSTKRRPRKGTPVPGQAQPAARAEAKAAVQAELNGHGTAAPAAPRPLAKPPVRKLAKDLGVDLATVVPSGPDGIITRDDVRAAVAPAEAPAPAAAPEPVAAETVAAPSGAAAAGARETRIPIKGVRKATAAAMVGSAFTAPHVTEFITVDVTRTMKLVEELKSDKDMAGLRVNPLLLIAKALLVAIRRNPEVNAAWDEANQEIVLKHYVNLGIAAATPRGLIVPNIKDAHALTLPQLAGALGELVSTAREGKTTPAAMQGGTVTITNVGVFGVDTGTPILNPGESAILAVGAIKLQPWVHKGKIKPRQVTTLALSFDHRLVDGELGSKVLADVAAVLEQPKRLITWA
- a CDS encoding maleylpyruvate isomerase family mycothiol-dependent enzyme, which translates into the protein MTVHPSLQTYADAWAHSVEAISELVQPLAEGEWNRATPCPGWSVRDIVSHVIGMECEMLGDPRPIHTLPRDLYHVRSEFARYMEMQVDVRRHHTAPEMTAELEYTIIRRNRQLRNENRAPDTLVRAPLGTEQTLELAYRMRAFDIWAHEQDLRTALNRPGNLDSPGALVARDNFLAVLPRVVAKDAGAPPHSAVVFDVHGPVEFLRTVRVDADGRGTIDGAPSLGPAATLALDWETYFRLAAGRVRPAAVADRIKIEGNTDLAGAILDSFAVTP
- a CDS encoding MFS transporter, encoding MSRETAALPGDPPGGRRAALVWGIGVSVYFVAVIFRTSLGVAGLDAADRFDVNASALSTFSILQLLVYAGMQIPVGLMVDRLGTKRVLTIGVVLFTAGQLGFALSPSYGTALGARALLGCGDAMTFISVLRLGSRWFPARRGPFVAQVAALFGMAGNLVSTIVVSRMLDGLGWTATFAGSAAAGAVVLVLLLLFLKDHPEGWEPPPAEHAGAAFVRRQIALSWREPGTRLGLWVHFTTQFPAMVFLLLWGLPFLVEAQRLPRDTAGGLLTLVVVSNMVVGLVYGQIVARHHAARAPLALGTVGATATVWAAALAHPGPAPMWLLITLCAVLGACGPASMIGFDFARPANPPDRQGTASGIVNMGGFVASMTTLLAVGVLLDATGGDYRIAFSSVFVLEALGVTQILRLRARTVRRERERLVSSRVEAVHVPA
- a CDS encoding D-alanyl-D-alanine carboxypeptidase family protein, coding for MRRAATVALAGGLLLTASPLAAPAQAATPIPSITAKGGFLLDQADGKPIYGKANNTRRQMASTTKLVTAITVLTIPGVDLNKKVTVKAEYRNYVAREGASTADLRTGDKLTVRQLLSGLMLPSGCDAAYALADTFGTGTTTSARTKSFIGKMNAKAKQLGLVNTKFDSFDGISTTGNNYTTPWDLAKLARHAMSSSVFRDVVKPTSYKAPATTSTGGTRTYTWYNTNKLLGSYNGAIGVKTGTGTAAGPCLVFAATRNGRTYTGVVLASSTGDNRFKDAAKLLDFGFASTSARSMELRPLPAGAQRD